The following are encoded in a window of Dioscorea cayenensis subsp. rotundata cultivar TDr96_F1 chromosome 16, TDr96_F1_v2_PseudoChromosome.rev07_lg8_w22 25.fasta, whole genome shotgun sequence genomic DNA:
- the LOC120279013 gene encoding OVARIAN TUMOR DOMAIN-containing deubiquitinating enzyme 7-like isoform X1, with the protein MVQAKHKKPQPKRKQSHAAVKKQGKEADLSHFRSQLDALGLKIVQITADGNCFFRALADQLEGNEEEHTKYRHMVVQYILNHREEFEPFIEDDVPFDEYCQSMEKDGTWAGHMELQAACLVTRVNICIHRAMSPRWYIRNFQGQEARMIHLSYHDGEHYNSVRLREDSCEGPARQIIIKADTDISVPSHNKKVATCPPKGASHKFVSDIGSVKMVMAGTGCENFDKAEQVLQEVGGDADAAIEYLIAEQEMKESENGDEDISSENNISNGANQIMNSEQLEVPSENVTTAQNSSDSDTQSVKEQKVQVVDKKISRNKQCSCGSKKKYKACCGSGVGRTSAVTISNTKWTSNRDRKERKSGRRKEAIEVPESGTKTQPDLGALCI; encoded by the exons ATGGTTCAGGCCAAGCACAAGAAGCCCCAGCCCAAGAGGAAGCAATCCCATGCCGCT GTAAAGAAGCAAGGAAAGGAAGCTGATTTATCACACTTCCGGTCTCAACTAGACGCGTTAGGTTTAAAAATTGTTCAAATCACAGCAGATGGCAATTGTTTCTTCAG AGCTCTAGCTGATCAGCTTGAAGGAAATGAAGAGGAACATACAAAATATCGTCATATGGTGGTGCAATATATATTG AATCATCGTGAGGAGTTTGAACCATTCATCGAGGATGATGTCCCCTTTGATGAATACTGTCAGTCCATGGAAAAGGATGGTACATGGGCAGGACATATGGAGTTGCAAGCAGCATGTCTTGTTACCAGAGTGAATATCTGCATTCATAGA GCTATGTCCCCCCGATGGTACATAAGGAATTTTCAAGGTCAAGAAGCGAGAATGATTCATTT ATCTTATCATGATGGTGAGCACTATAATAGTGTCCGGCTACGTGAAGATTCTTGTGAAGGACCAGCTAGACAGATCATCATTAAG GCGGATACTGATATTTCTGTCCCCAGCCATAACAAGAAAGTGGCAACATGCCCGCCAAAAGGTGCAAGTCATAAATTTGTCTCGGACATTGGATCTGTCAAGATGGTAATGGCCGGTACAGGatgtgaaaattttgataaagcTGAGCAG GTTTTACAAGAAGTAGGTGGGGATGCTGATGCTGCAATTGAGTATTTGATAGCAGAAcaagaaatgaaagaaagtgAGAATGGTGACGAAGACATTTCCtctgaaaataatatttctaatg GAGCCAATCAAATTATGAACTCTGAGCAACTAGAGGTGCCGTCTGAAAATGTAACAACAGCACAAAATTCATCAGATAGTGACACTCAATCAGTTAAGGAACAAAAAGTTCAAGTTGTTGATAAG AAAATATCAAGAAATAAGCAATGTTCTTGTGGGTCAAAGAAGAAGTACAAGGCTTGTTGTGGTTCAGGTGTTGGAAGGACTTCTGCAGTAACTATCAG CAACACGAAATGGACTTCAAATAGGGacagaaaagaaagaaagagtggTCGGCGGAAAGAGGCCATTGAAGTACCAGAAAGCGGAACTAAAACCCAACCAGATCTTGGTGCTCTTTGCATATGA
- the LOC120279013 gene encoding OVARIAN TUMOR DOMAIN-containing deubiquitinating enzyme 7-like isoform X2, whose product MPLALADQLEGNEEEHTKYRHMVVQYILNHREEFEPFIEDDVPFDEYCQSMEKDGTWAGHMELQAACLVTRVNICIHRAMSPRWYIRNFQGQEARMIHLSYHDGEHYNSVRLREDSCEGPARQIIIKADTDISVPSHNKKVATCPPKGASHKFVSDIGSVKMVMAGTGCENFDKAEQVLQEVGGDADAAIEYLIAEQEMKESENGDEDISSENNISNGANQIMNSEQLEVPSENVTTAQNSSDSDTQSVKEQKVQVVDKKISRNKQCSCGSKKKYKACCGSGVGRTSAVTISNTKWTSNRDRKERKSGRRKEAIEVPESGTKTQPDLGALCI is encoded by the exons ATGCCGCT AGCTCTAGCTGATCAGCTTGAAGGAAATGAAGAGGAACATACAAAATATCGTCATATGGTGGTGCAATATATATTG AATCATCGTGAGGAGTTTGAACCATTCATCGAGGATGATGTCCCCTTTGATGAATACTGTCAGTCCATGGAAAAGGATGGTACATGGGCAGGACATATGGAGTTGCAAGCAGCATGTCTTGTTACCAGAGTGAATATCTGCATTCATAGA GCTATGTCCCCCCGATGGTACATAAGGAATTTTCAAGGTCAAGAAGCGAGAATGATTCATTT ATCTTATCATGATGGTGAGCACTATAATAGTGTCCGGCTACGTGAAGATTCTTGTGAAGGACCAGCTAGACAGATCATCATTAAG GCGGATACTGATATTTCTGTCCCCAGCCATAACAAGAAAGTGGCAACATGCCCGCCAAAAGGTGCAAGTCATAAATTTGTCTCGGACATTGGATCTGTCAAGATGGTAATGGCCGGTACAGGatgtgaaaattttgataaagcTGAGCAG GTTTTACAAGAAGTAGGTGGGGATGCTGATGCTGCAATTGAGTATTTGATAGCAGAAcaagaaatgaaagaaagtgAGAATGGTGACGAAGACATTTCCtctgaaaataatatttctaatg GAGCCAATCAAATTATGAACTCTGAGCAACTAGAGGTGCCGTCTGAAAATGTAACAACAGCACAAAATTCATCAGATAGTGACACTCAATCAGTTAAGGAACAAAAAGTTCAAGTTGTTGATAAG AAAATATCAAGAAATAAGCAATGTTCTTGTGGGTCAAAGAAGAAGTACAAGGCTTGTTGTGGTTCAGGTGTTGGAAGGACTTCTGCAGTAACTATCAG CAACACGAAATGGACTTCAAATAGGGacagaaaagaaagaaagagtggTCGGCGGAAAGAGGCCATTGAAGTACCAGAAAGCGGAACTAAAACCCAACCAGATCTTGGTGCTCTTTGCATATGA